One stretch of Rhodothermia bacterium DNA includes these proteins:
- a CDS encoding carboxypeptidase regulatory-like domain-containing protein has protein sequence MRKLFAFLTFWLLAFNAVQAQWSLTLSGIPYVAPPNLTRDMIDGYRMTGRVNLVYGQTTPATVQFHLAVYTNYTKLSPVNGAAPGLGSVLSTIQTQTGSSVNKLIGLASSDPVTLTGPLNSSQTFETFWETYNFSASYTPDLDSKLSSGQIMEGTHAVYMWVTEGGGAPLAYDGRIYTVSSPSAPRLLYPTDGQTLASKTTPDFRWAPVSASYPISSVFYRLRIVEVLTGQSAVVAMRSNAVYYEATTRNLTQHRYDLTQPELLPSRTYAWQVASVDAEGEPLSSTYESEVFSFITPEDGVSVPPIIPDPPPVKASITLNNALPTAFNQIAATPLGNNFGAKVSPLAAWTDLTLQIIRITDPDFDAQRLRNPDTFESYWFEGNKAGTGSNSPYRIEVLEQTLSYNSQGNLIWGNFNLPKMDVPSYVVFRYTGKNGLHVSDDFEGQNPFITSEIGLAYIPSANIQSIQPKIEVIRPTTGITLQTEAMQSLLFEGKFSPKSINTAQGEWRNAKLQLVAITSPATNGASINSTSAFNDLVAQATNNATGIHLLETPITFDENGTASIPEIPLPEAGQNYWVVYRFIGEFVHGEDFLTIPSRIGQIEIQKTQRSLSLAVEGFSARGTLRRKTQAFSFKATPASLLTENYLAQSSLSLVGWYKEVQGTDSTATARRRAFNEISSLFGGRTTNPQLPNGYTEWVQHLTDPNSGIGTLSLPFDVEKALVVYRLAWHVGLETLYSAPIYLYYDGSLSYLAPEIVLDDNPASDPVEVNASNAFTTLSGSLTPFKASNNDSQKGIWKNLQVEVLQITDAKINPQTLSENTEFDRYLAQGQNNNHPTLKTIILPLAAPNSNRFSGSGSFTMNATSDYQVAIRVTATFEVEVDGVLRSEKVYTPIQWRNVNVKAPLTLVVEGHKQGAEINDHYQNFTYEGEGLSNPNFEGWYKILTPEENTETAKQTLINGLITALDAKPAQPILPSGFTRWALESFQVFSDRTVMGGTVTLPNAVLKENAILVYRIKALQQSTVYSNPIVLSHKPVNARIEVLSPNPAILLPLNGGAKVSFKGKLDPSTEGAWQNANLVYSKIYDKNLKPTEINTQDDAERIFGLASDGSLRFPKRPDIQNIALSPNATGELQVSDETFPDIGQDYWVMYQFYGDFSKGSAPATTFFSPIGKIQIKSKGFFNLNVLGYAPRLKTSANTLTYTFDYNLGSLGAENFTFQLEGFYKELLAPNETTAENKTTLFNQLTTAFENQTTPTGFQTWTEDLSNPAGKTGQMKLPSEWLENALVGFRLKATSGYYTFYTEPAIFEYQPKELKPRLSVTEPISMGMQTATAGPDFVKFTVKPEPVFPNEQADLKGKWESITLEVVTVYDQTLPSNTIKSQADFEAYLAKGKGWGAFDKQVLAYEEIRTPSQYADFMENATLSYPAYKFARLGTDYWVVLRFKGVFVKNINGLPQQSTWYSDLVHYEVKEPENPPNKPGINLKYPSAKPVTKASEEPLGDHFAAKVNPLTGWSQIQMEVIYLTDKSVSPSSLLDLTYFQSYFYRTNQSAILNVSKDAQGNITYSNLELPNLGTDYYAIYRYVGRGNVPCCSDIGIVYVPKSTPKLKPVASLTSHGNGINNRTSGTNESFTGQITPYLQGNTDKTKGIWQNVKFQMVTSKNSDALLGELTQTKKGVAFYQGAFTKLVNTAADTKSGLILIEVDVNPDATGGLSISQFMTEHGYQYSAVARFIGTFISERDGEVTEQTIATTHTVFDIATNARLGISVEGYTPNMVLGQKNQDFEINSVVLNELNNVQIHIAYYPMPDNATMSMSVELRDLKSAVEGVVYGNAALPTRYKTWTQPIVDFKSGKGRMAFSDSTVFRAAFAYWVSADFNEVSFKSNPVFLDLTIPRPEPKYNVAQIQPKTDEIKTVDAGSVQTFRIKTSPWDVYNDQKTTDRWDRVSMQVVYVWDDYPTNVVTTQEEFNKLFNEKEIRGTSLTKMRTEEVNARWLLNGELEVPSYAFQEIGRDYWVVIRFRGVYLKGSNAFGTGNQNEVFSKPVHFKIKTKATFSASMKNYKKRMAINKREQVFEFEADPPNLLKNVELIGLYKNLAPEDTSQTDVLTAFRKMDDAFDEMEEDADESPDGYQYWQQTIPNLALKSGTLNFPDETTERAVIGFVLRGNVNGAEIYTEPLLLDYNLPSPSNRIFTVKTKVEVKDAQNVVIASPEWDQIKPELRLKIGRQTKTFKPNSFKDGNLVFAFKLPIEAQPTNKGATPLPFTLEIDGDVNYTSVEETGTLSKRNADVPTITIQGRKAGEYTVAGLVKDSDSDPVPNVALKIAVDGLSTPPADVKTDATGKFKFTVKLPTAKVPTTSNSINFTILPVLTTTQKLLYKPSSQNGALDGRDQTKLLIKLKSLNASVIAGTLVSKGAKKPVRMAEVAVYEAKNPKHRIKKVMTDEDGRFLAVGLLEGEYVLKLEKTGYKTIEKFPLSGAVKVETGKKSDLKEVQMELKPLTVKVSVRPKKGPLTQEQTNVYVIKKTDLNQYQEWRETNPLARFETSGVKVVQQKRAKLDNKPVSFTFNDVDIERTQDSYIFISSTLDLNDALGEQTTPMDSVITIRQTAFPSIYLKGKVLKQGSTTGLAGVPLKLITKQNPPKVFTAKTDENGAYTFCLGGMTAMDCSAAIRDYGFTVAVVIAPKVLTSKDPAPPDKALYSWDSPDVDFPTDVPDFSVDAKWISGGANPTTPLPRPNSNTVWSSEEPELVGKVTIKVRSSGQAVAGASVAFGDNEAETNDQGEAVFEKVEEDSYDLTVTAPDGANYAIQPTSIRVTYSSRSNPVFEITQEAQTGMEVSGQVVDQDNKPVAKANVYVKGNAHIATTTKDDGSFSLSGVVGVKAGAKLLDPVLVVDGDGYGLNEQTLTFKVGGSQSDVLFKVTRAEITEIYGFRVKYRTEDITKTTNGWTIKAGSLINIPSNARVKFDDELELPFNNLNLNAQKRPSSVFSLSLSEVALKAFGFEAKIFNDTGLLLVQEDSKTKKGYIKGKIQFKMKEAFQGHTFSFMVSEEPWPAPAKCDDTSLCITAGENLLGGPLEYEKGEDFQFGSASGQKVTKNLAPNGKSHFLQDAPISIIGTRIDEDGVSYTGRFKLPEVETGVKVDLEAAFADWGFNPKKRSMKFPNIDDAEASIEHEASGRFLQLMISNLKLYDDGFYLEEGSAIFNTTDSRNKPATGDVTEGYEFTFRDCMLRTKDFAFRVGELEIPNDKALKVGGMALSIDRIGFGYEKAFYFRMGGGLTLPKVNNAVAINELGYDGRTQKITMDLGLTQPINIYSMKLSVDRLDFNYSFSTKAMKLGFEGAVSLGSVMSLGGSIALERKSGNWDFAVEKITGKASLGPVDVEDITITLKDGTVGGGFKASVMKKLVFGASFMWQNEQNFAFSGTFGTPIPFGAWTFERATLSVSRAFSTWNVGMTDVAFSSGGRSLTVKGGINVTFGGGSTVIKVTGEVLLYQESTQVGKAEVVIDTEVGITGSVKITGFSDPSLREMVAFKREPNVSFAVIWGGSGDKYWYFGGGLDVTLAKLIDASAYIFIGENADGLLSQASSIAEKFPAHPKGKLNGIYAGGVVGASFNVWPISAGGGIGLYFLGDVNAIAGGFYYSLYGGVDLLIISGKMGFTLTTEMNKTKGQALYINGTASAYVRACLNLLFTKICKSISISVYARTENGSIKYGLKW, from the coding sequence ATGCGTAAACTCTTTGCTTTTCTAACCTTTTGGTTATTGGCTTTTAATGCTGTGCAAGCACAGTGGTCATTAACCCTCTCCGGTATCCCATATGTGGCTCCGCCAAACCTGACGCGAGACATGATAGATGGATACCGCATGACCGGACGGGTCAACTTGGTGTATGGGCAAACAACGCCAGCAACTGTCCAATTCCACTTGGCAGTTTATACCAATTACACCAAACTTTCTCCGGTCAATGGTGCTGCACCCGGTTTAGGGTCAGTTCTTTCTACCATCCAAACACAGACCGGAAGTTCTGTAAACAAACTCATTGGACTTGCCAGTTCCGACCCAGTAACCCTTACTGGGCCACTCAACTCCAGTCAGACGTTTGAGACATTTTGGGAAACATATAACTTCAGTGCTTCTTATACCCCTGATTTGGATTCCAAACTCTCCTCCGGCCAGATTATGGAAGGTACCCATGCGGTGTATATGTGGGTTACAGAAGGTGGAGGCGCACCTTTAGCCTACGACGGTAGAATCTACACCGTAAGTTCTCCTTCTGCGCCAAGGCTATTATATCCTACGGATGGACAAACTTTGGCCTCTAAAACCACGCCCGATTTTCGTTGGGCACCGGTTTCTGCATCCTACCCCATTTCCTCGGTCTTTTACCGCCTCCGAATAGTTGAAGTTCTCACAGGACAATCTGCAGTTGTGGCCATGCGGTCTAATGCAGTTTATTATGAAGCTACCACTCGCAATTTAACCCAGCATCGGTATGACCTCACCCAACCAGAATTATTGCCAAGCCGTACTTATGCTTGGCAAGTTGCATCCGTTGATGCCGAAGGAGAACCACTCTCGTCCACGTATGAAAGTGAGGTTTTTTCTTTTATCACACCCGAGGACGGCGTCTCGGTTCCACCCATAATTCCAGATCCGCCACCTGTAAAAGCGAGTATTACGCTAAATAATGCCTTACCAACGGCTTTTAATCAAATTGCGGCCACGCCTTTGGGCAATAACTTTGGGGCAAAAGTCAGTCCTTTGGCCGCATGGACGGATTTAACGTTACAGATTATCCGCATTACTGACCCTGATTTTGATGCTCAACGCCTCCGCAATCCAGATACTTTTGAAAGCTATTGGTTTGAAGGAAACAAAGCGGGGACTGGTTCGAATAGCCCATACCGTATTGAGGTTTTGGAGCAAACCCTAAGCTATAACAGCCAAGGCAACTTGATTTGGGGCAATTTCAATTTGCCTAAAATGGACGTCCCTTCCTATGTCGTCTTTCGCTATACGGGCAAAAATGGCCTACATGTCTCGGATGATTTCGAGGGCCAGAACCCATTCATCACGTCCGAAATTGGACTGGCGTATATACCAAGTGCCAACATACAAAGCATTCAGCCAAAGATTGAGGTAATCCGTCCAACAACAGGAATAACCCTTCAAACAGAAGCAATGCAAAGCCTACTCTTTGAAGGCAAATTTAGCCCCAAAAGCATCAATACTGCACAAGGCGAATGGCGCAATGCCAAGCTACAATTGGTGGCGATTACCTCGCCAGCAACCAATGGGGCAAGCATAAACAGCACGTCCGCATTTAATGATTTAGTGGCGCAGGCAACCAACAATGCAACCGGAATTCATTTACTCGAAACCCCCATTACCTTTGACGAGAACGGAACCGCCAGTATTCCAGAAATACCTTTACCTGAAGCTGGACAAAATTACTGGGTTGTTTACCGTTTTATAGGTGAATTTGTACATGGGGAAGACTTTTTGACCATTCCCTCTAGAATCGGACAAATCGAGATACAAAAAACGCAACGAAGTCTTAGCTTGGCTGTGGAAGGCTTCTCTGCACGGGGCACACTTCGCCGGAAAACACAAGCCTTTAGTTTCAAAGCCACACCAGCCAGTTTATTAACCGAAAACTACTTGGCACAAAGCAGCCTAAGTTTGGTCGGATGGTACAAAGAAGTTCAAGGTACAGACAGCACTGCAACTGCACGGCGACGCGCCTTTAATGAGATAAGCAGCTTATTTGGTGGGCGAACCACCAATCCACAACTTCCCAACGGTTATACGGAATGGGTACAACACCTTACTGATCCTAACAGTGGCATTGGAACGCTATCCCTGCCTTTTGACGTCGAAAAAGCATTGGTTGTGTATCGGCTAGCTTGGCATGTTGGGCTTGAAACCCTTTATTCTGCTCCTATATATCTGTATTACGATGGTAGCTTATCTTATCTCGCCCCAGAAATTGTTTTAGACGATAATCCTGCTAGTGACCCAGTTGAGGTGAATGCAAGTAACGCGTTTACAACACTTTCTGGTTCCTTAACCCCGTTCAAGGCCAGCAACAATGATAGCCAAAAAGGGATATGGAAAAACCTACAAGTCGAGGTACTCCAGATCACCGATGCCAAGATAAATCCCCAAACCCTAAGCGAGAACACTGAATTTGACCGTTATTTGGCTCAAGGTCAAAACAATAACCATCCAACCCTAAAGACGATCATTTTGCCTTTAGCTGCGCCCAACAGCAACCGTTTTTCAGGATCAGGCAGTTTCACCATGAATGCTACATCCGACTATCAGGTCGCCATTCGCGTAACGGCAACGTTTGAAGTAGAAGTGGACGGTGTTCTGAGAAGTGAGAAGGTATATACGCCTATACAATGGCGGAATGTGAACGTAAAAGCGCCCCTTACGCTGGTGGTCGAGGGACATAAGCAAGGCGCAGAAATCAACGACCATTATCAAAACTTCACCTACGAAGGAGAGGGGCTGTCTAATCCAAACTTTGAAGGATGGTACAAAATCCTAACACCTGAAGAAAACACAGAAACCGCAAAGCAAACCCTAATCAATGGGTTAATAACGGCTTTAGATGCTAAACCTGCACAGCCTATATTACCGTCAGGATTTACTCGTTGGGCGTTGGAGAGTTTTCAAGTCTTTTCGGATCGTACGGTGATGGGTGGAACGGTCACCTTGCCTAATGCGGTTTTAAAAGAAAATGCAATTTTGGTTTATCGCATTAAAGCGCTTCAACAAAGTACGGTCTATTCAAACCCGATTGTACTTTCACACAAACCCGTAAATGCCCGCATTGAGGTTCTTTCTCCAAACCCGGCGATCTTGCTCCCCTTGAACGGTGGTGCCAAGGTAAGTTTTAAAGGAAAATTAGACCCAAGCACGGAGGGGGCTTGGCAAAATGCAAACTTGGTCTATTCAAAAATTTATGACAAAAACCTAAAACCGACAGAGATTAATACCCAAGATGATGCTGAGCGCATTTTCGGGTTAGCTTCTGATGGTAGTTTGCGTTTTCCGAAAAGACCAGATATCCAAAACATCGCCTTGTCTCCGAATGCCACTGGCGAGTTACAGGTCTCCGATGAAACCTTTCCAGACATTGGGCAAGACTATTGGGTGATGTACCAATTTTATGGAGACTTTTCAAAAGGTTCAGCACCCGCGACTACTTTTTTTTCGCCGATTGGCAAGATTCAAATAAAGTCTAAAGGCTTTTTCAACCTAAATGTATTAGGCTATGCGCCGCGTTTGAAAACTTCTGCCAATACGTTAACCTATACCTTTGATTATAACTTGGGTAGTTTAGGAGCAGAAAACTTTACCTTCCAATTAGAAGGTTTTTACAAAGAACTGCTTGCTCCCAATGAAACCACAGCGGAAAACAAAACCACACTTTTCAACCAATTAACGACCGCGTTTGAAAACCAAACCACACCTACTGGATTTCAGACTTGGACCGAAGACTTGTCCAATCCCGCTGGAAAAACTGGACAAATGAAGTTGCCCAGTGAGTGGTTAGAAAATGCCTTAGTCGGCTTTAGGCTCAAAGCCACAAGTGGATACTATACGTTTTATACCGAACCAGCCATTTTTGAATATCAACCTAAAGAACTCAAACCCCGGCTTAGCGTCACAGAGCCTATAAGTATGGGGATGCAAACCGCTACTGCCGGACCTGACTTCGTAAAGTTTACGGTCAAGCCAGAACCCGTTTTCCCTAATGAACAAGCAGATCTCAAAGGAAAATGGGAAAGCATAACTTTAGAAGTGGTGACTGTCTATGACCAAACCCTTCCCAGCAATACCATTAAATCCCAAGCCGATTTCGAGGCGTATTTAGCAAAAGGGAAAGGGTGGGGAGCATTTGACAAACAAGTTCTGGCGTATGAAGAAATCCGCACACCAAGTCAGTATGCAGATTTTATGGAAAACGCCACCTTAAGTTATCCTGCGTATAAATTTGCCCGCTTAGGAACTGATTATTGGGTAGTACTACGTTTTAAAGGGGTTTTTGTTAAAAACATCAATGGTCTGCCACAACAAAGTACATGGTATTCAGATTTGGTGCATTACGAAGTGAAAGAACCCGAAAATCCACCTAATAAGCCAGGGATAAACCTAAAATATCCTTCGGCCAAACCTGTAACCAAAGCCTCCGAAGAACCATTGGGTGACCATTTTGCGGCAAAGGTTAATCCCCTCACCGGTTGGAGCCAAATCCAAATGGAGGTCATATATTTGACGGATAAAAGCGTAAGCCCAAGCTCGCTCTTGGACTTAACCTATTTCCAGTCGTATTTCTACCGCACAAATCAATCTGCAATCCTCAATGTTTCAAAAGATGCACAAGGCAACATCACATACTCAAACTTGGAGTTGCCAAATTTAGGAACCGATTATTATGCTATTTATCGGTATGTTGGACGTGGGAACGTACCATGTTGTTCGGACATTGGCATTGTATATGTACCAAAATCCACGCCTAAACTTAAACCGGTTGCTTCGCTCACCAGTCATGGCAACGGCATAAATAACAGAACGTCTGGTACAAATGAATCGTTTACGGGGCAAATCACCCCTTATTTACAAGGCAATACCGATAAGACCAAAGGAATTTGGCAAAATGTGAAGTTCCAGATGGTGACCTCTAAAAACTCTGACGCCCTCTTGGGTGAATTGACCCAAACCAAAAAAGGAGTCGCATTTTATCAAGGAGCCTTTACCAAACTCGTCAACACGGCCGCAGATACGAAGTCGGGTTTAATTCTCATAGAGGTTGACGTCAATCCAGATGCCACAGGCGGACTTTCCATCTCGCAATTCATGACCGAGCATGGTTATCAATATTCAGCCGTTGCCCGCTTTATTGGAACCTTCATCTCAGAGCGTGATGGTGAAGTCACCGAGCAAACCATTGCTACCACCCACACTGTATTTGATATTGCCACCAATGCCCGTCTTGGTATTTCGGTAGAAGGCTATACCCCCAATATGGTATTAGGCCAAAAAAACCAAGATTTCGAGATTAACTCGGTGGTATTAAATGAATTAAACAATGTACAAATACATATAGCTTATTACCCCATGCCCGATAATGCCACGATGAGCATGTCGGTTGAACTTCGGGACTTAAAGTCGGCGGTTGAGGGCGTTGTGTATGGCAACGCGGCATTACCTACGCGATACAAAACATGGACACAGCCCATTGTGGACTTTAAATCTGGAAAGGGTCGTATGGCATTTAGCGACTCTACTGTTTTCCGTGCAGCGTTTGCATATTGGGTTTCTGCAGACTTCAATGAAGTAAGTTTTAAGAGCAATCCCGTCTTTTTGGATTTGACGATTCCCCGTCCGGAACCAAAATATAATGTGGCACAAATCCAACCTAAAACAGACGAAATAAAAACTGTAGATGCGGGTAGTGTACAAACCTTCCGCATTAAAACCTCCCCTTGGGATGTTTATAACGACCAAAAAACAACGGACAGATGGGATCGGGTAAGTATGCAGGTGGTCTATGTCTGGGATGATTACCCTACCAATGTCGTAACGACCCAAGAAGAGTTCAATAAACTCTTTAATGAAAAAGAAATCCGAGGCACTTCCCTGACTAAAATGCGCACGGAGGAAGTCAATGCACGATGGTTGTTAAATGGTGAATTAGAAGTCCCTTCGTATGCGTTCCAAGAAATTGGACGCGACTACTGGGTGGTGATTCGTTTTAGAGGGGTCTATCTTAAAGGGAGTAATGCCTTTGGAACGGGCAACCAAAATGAAGTCTTTAGCAAGCCAGTACATTTCAAAATCAAAACCAAGGCTACGTTTTCTGCGAGTATGAAGAACTACAAAAAGCGGATGGCGATTAATAAACGGGAACAGGTTTTTGAGTTTGAGGCAGATCCACCGAACCTCTTAAAAAATGTGGAATTGATTGGCTTGTATAAAAATTTGGCTCCAGAAGATACCAGCCAAACGGATGTCCTTACCGCGTTTCGCAAAATGGACGATGCCTTTGATGAAATGGAAGAAGATGCGGACGAATCGCCGGACGGCTATCAATACTGGCAACAAACCATTCCCAACCTTGCCCTCAAGTCGGGAACCTTGAACTTTCCCGACGAAACAACCGAACGGGCCGTTATTGGCTTTGTATTAAGGGGCAATGTAAATGGCGCGGAAATCTATACGGAACCTTTACTTTTGGATTACAACCTCCCTTCACCAAGTAACCGAATCTTTACCGTCAAAACGAAAGTAGAAGTAAAAGATGCCCAAAATGTCGTTATCGCAAGCCCTGAATGGGATCAGATCAAACCGGAACTTCGCCTTAAAATTGGTCGGCAGACCAAAACCTTTAAGCCAAATTCTTTTAAGGACGGTAATTTGGTTTTTGCTTTCAAACTGCCTATTGAAGCACAACCAACCAATAAAGGTGCGACGCCATTGCCCTTTACCTTAGAAATAGATGGAGACGTCAACTACACGTCCGTAGAAGAGACCGGAACCTTAAGCAAGCGAAATGCAGATGTGCCAACCATCACGATCCAAGGAAGGAAGGCGGGTGAATACACGGTAGCAGGACTCGTTAAAGACTCCGACAGCGACCCCGTGCCGAATGTAGCGTTAAAAATTGCGGTGGATGGACTCAGTACGCCGCCTGCGGATGTAAAAACAGATGCGACGGGCAAGTTTAAGTTTACGGTTAAACTTCCAACGGCAAAAGTTCCAACAACCAGCAATTCGATTAACTTCACCATATTACCCGTTCTAACCACCACACAAAAGTTGCTCTATAAGCCAAGCAGTCAAAACGGGGCGTTGGACGGTCGAGACCAAACCAAGCTCTTAATTAAACTTAAGTCCTTGAATGCGTCGGTGATTGCGGGGACATTGGTATCCAAAGGGGCAAAAAAGCCTGTTCGTATGGCGGAAGTAGCCGTCTATGAAGCAAAAAACCCCAAACACCGCATAAAAAAAGTGATGACAGATGAGGATGGCCGTTTCTTGGCGGTTGGATTATTAGAGGGCGAATATGTCTTAAAGCTTGAAAAAACAGGCTATAAAACCATTGAAAAATTCCCACTTAGTGGCGCTGTTAAAGTGGAAACGGGCAAAAAATCGGACCTAAAGGAAGTTCAAATGGAGCTAAAGCCTCTGACGGTTAAAGTTTCCGTGCGTCCGAAAAAAGGGCCTCTTACCCAAGAACAAACGAATGTATATGTAATCAAAAAAACCGACCTCAACCAATATCAAGAATGGCGGGAGACCAATCCTTTAGCGCGTTTTGAAACCAGTGGGGTTAAAGTGGTGCAACAAAAACGTGCCAAATTAGACAATAAACCCGTTTCCTTCACCTTCAATGATGTGGACATCGAGCGAACACAAGACTCCTACATCTTTATTTCGTCCACTTTAGACCTTAACGACGCTTTAGGAGAACAAACCACGCCGATGGACTCGGTCATCACCATTCGGCAAACAGCTTTTCCATCCATTTATCTAAAAGGAAAAGTCCTCAAACAAGGCAGTACCACCGGTTTGGCAGGTGTTCCCCTGAAACTCATCACAAAGCAAAATCCACCTAAAGTCTTTACGGCCAAAACGGATGAAAACGGCGCTTATACGTTCTGCTTGGGCGGTATGACGGCCATGGATTGTTCAGCTGCCATCCGAGATTATGGATTTACGGTTGCCGTGGTTATTGCACCTAAAGTACTAACCAGTAAAGACCCCGCTCCGCCCGATAAAGCCTTGTACTCGTGGGATTCCCCAGATGTGGACTTTCCCACCGATGTCCCAGACTTCAGCGTGGATGCCAAATGGATTTCAGGCGGTGCTAACCCCACTACACCTTTACCTCGCCCCAACAGTAATACGGTTTGGAGTTCAGAAGAACCAGAACTTGTAGGTAAAGTCACCATTAAGGTACGCTCTTCCGGCCAAGCCGTTGCTGGTGCAAGTGTTGCTTTTGGGGACAACGAGGCTGAAACCAATGACCAAGGCGAAGCCGTCTTTGAAAAAGTTGAAGAAGACTCCTACGATCTGACCGTAACGGCCCCCGATGGCGCAAACTACGCTATCCAGCCAACCTCGATTCGGGTGACTTATTCGAGCCGTAGCAATCCCGTTTTTGAGATCACGCAAGAAGCCCAAACGGGCATGGAGGTCTCTGGGCAGGTTGTGGACCAAGACAACAAGCCCGTTGCCAAGGCAAATGTATATGTAAAAGGAAATGCCCATATTGCCACCACCACCAAAGACGATGGAAGTTTTTCGCTTTCGGGCGTGGTGGGCGTGAAAGCGGGCGCTAAACTATTAGACCCTGTCTTGGTCGTGGATGGGGATGGTTATGGGCTAAATGAGCAAACCTTGACCTTTAAAGTTGGTGGGAGCCAATCGGATGTATTGTTCAAAGTGACCCGAGCCGAAATTACCGAAATTTACGGCTTCCGCGTCAAATATCGCACTGAAGACATCACCAAAACCACAAACGGTTGGACAATCAAAGCTGGTTCATTGATCAATATTCCGTCCAATGCGCGGGTAAAGTTTGACGATGAATTAGAACTTCCGTTCAATAACCTGAACCTCAATGCCCAAAAGCGGCCAAGTAGTGTGTTTTCTTTGTCCCTTAGCGAAGTAGCGTTAAAAGCCTTTGGATTTGAAGCCAAAATCTTTAATGATACCGGGCTGTTACTGGTTCAAGAAGACTCCAAAACCAAAAAAGGCTACATTAAAGGCAAAATCCAATTCAAAATGAAGGAAGCCTTCCAAGGACATACCTTCAGCTTTATGGTTTCAGAAGAGCCTTGGCCCGCACCTGCCAAATGTGATGACACAAGTTTGTGTATTACCGCTGGTGAAAATCTTTTGGGCGGTCCTTTAGAGTATGAAAAAGGCGAAGACTTCCAATTTGGCTCGGCTTCAGGACAAAAAGTAACCAAAAACCTTGCACCAAACGGTAAAAGCCACTTCCTCCAAGATGCTCCGATAAGCATTATTGGCACACGCATTGACGAAGACGGCGTCTCATACACTGGGCGATTTAAACTTCCCGAAGTCGAAACAGGGGTAAAAGTGGATTTAGAAGCCGCCTTCGCCGACTGGGGCTTCAATCCCAAAAAGCGTTCGATGAAGTTCCCCAATATTGACGATGCTGAGGCTTCCATCGAACACGAAGCCAGTGGGCGCTTCCTCCAACTGATGATTAGCAACTTAAAGCTCTACGACGATGGGTTCTACTTAGAGGAAGGTTCCGCTATCTTTAATACCACCGATTCCCGCAATAAACCTGCAACGGGCGATGTCACCGAAGGCTACGAGTTTACTTTCCGCGATTGTATGCTCCGAACGAAAGATTTTGCCTTCCGCGTGGGGGAATTAGAAATCCCGAACGACAAGGCACTCAAAGTAGGTGGTATGGCCCTCTCGATAGATCGGATTGGGTTTGGCTATGAAAAGGCATTTTACTTTAGAATGGGCGGCGGACTGACCTTGCCTAAAGTAAACAATGCTGTTGCCATCAATGAATTAGGCTATGATGGTCGAACCCAAAAGATTACGATGGATTTAGGGCTAACCCAACCCATCAATATTTATTCGATGAAATTGAGTGTGGATCGCCTCGATTTTAATTATTCGTTCTCTACCAAGGCGATGAAACTTGGCTTTGAGGGTGCGGTAAGTTTGGGTTCTGTGATGAGTTTAGGTGGTTCGATTGCCTTGGAACGGAAAAGTGGGAATTGGGACTTTGCTGTCGAAAAAATCACAGGTAAAGCCAGTCTTGGCCCTGTTGACGTTGAAGACATCACCATCACCCTTAAAGACGGTACAGTTGGTGGTGGATTTAAAGCAAGTGTGATGAAGAAGCTCGTCTTTGGCGCCTCGTTCATGTGGCAAAACGAACAAAACTTTGCCTTCTCGGGTACATTTGGAACCCCCATCCCATTTGGTGCTTGGACGTTTGAGCGAGCAACCCTTTCGGTTAGCCGAGCCTTTAGCACATGGAATGTGGGCATGACGGATGTTGCCTTTAGTTCTGGTGGCCGAAGCCTTACGGTGAAAGGTGGAATCAATGTCACCTTTGGTGGGGGCTCCACGGTGATTAAAGTCACGGGCGAGGTCTTGCTTTACCAAGAGTCCACCCAAGTTGGCAAGGCAGAGGTCGTCATAGATACTGAAGTTGGCATTACAGGCAGCGTAAAAATAACGGGCTTTAGCGATCCTTCCTTGCGCGAGATGGTGGCGTTTAAACGTGAACCGAATGTCTCCTTTGCGGTCATTTGGGGCGGTTCTGGGGATAAGTACTGGTACTTTGGCGGTGGCTTGGATGTTACATTAGCCAAGCTCATTGATGCATCAGCCTATATCTTTATTGGAGAAAATGCCGATGGTTTATTAAGCCAAGCTTCGTCCATTGCCGAAAAATTCCCTGCCCATCCGAAGGGTAAATTGAATGGTATTTATGCAGGTGGCGTGGTTGGTGCGAGCTTTAATGTATGGCCTATCTCGGCAGGGGGCGGTATTGGGCTATACTTTTTAGGGGATGTGAACGCCATTGCAGGAGGATTTTATTATTCCCTGTATGGTGGCGTGGATTTGCTCATTATTTCGGGCAAAATGGGCTTCACCCTCACAACCGAGATGAACAAAACCAAAGGGCAAGCCCTCTACATAAATGGCACGGCGAGTGCCTATGTACGGGCCTGTTTAAATCTCTTGTTTACCAAAATATGTAAAAGTATCAGTATTAGCGTTTATGCCCGTACAGAGAATGGAAGCATAAAATATGGTCTAAAATGGTAA